In one Thermococcus sp. genomic region, the following are encoded:
- the cyaB gene encoding class IV adenylate cyclase, with product MEVEVKFRVDFNSVMRRIERIGAEFVHEEIQEDLYFLLPYPQLLRVRRISNLGRSFLTYKLIKDPGQNEEFDEIEVEVSDFETTVEILRRLGYEEDVWVKKYRRVYRLGDVTFELNRVENLGDFLDIEVITEDVAEAKRKIWETAEMLGLSRADVEPRLYQELMRL from the coding sequence ATGGAGGTTGAGGTTAAATTCAGGGTAGACTTCAACAGTGTCATGAGAAGGATAGAGAGAATAGGCGCCGAGTTCGTTCATGAGGAGATCCAGGAGGACCTGTACTTTCTCCTTCCGTATCCCCAGCTTCTCCGTGTCCGCCGGATATCAAATTTAGGTCGCTCTTTTCTGACGTATAAGCTCATCAAGGATCCAGGACAGAACGAGGAATTCGACGAGATTGAGGTGGAGGTCTCCGACTTCGAAACCACCGTTGAGATCCTCAGGAGACTGGGATACGAGGAGGACGTATGGGTTAAGAAATACCGCAGGGTCTATAGGCTTGGTGACGTAACCTTTGAGCTCAACCGTGTGGAGAACTTAGGGGACTTCCTTGACATTGAGGTCATTACCGAGGACGTCGCGGAGGCCAAGAGAAAGATATGGGAGACCGCTGAAATGCTCGGGCTCAGTAGAGCGGATGTGGAGCCGAGGCTGTACCAGGAGCTCATGAGGTTGTGA